Proteins encoded within one genomic window of Brassica rapa cultivar Chiifu-401-42 chromosome A09, CAAS_Brap_v3.01, whole genome shotgun sequence:
- the LOC103836763 gene encoding sucrose synthase 3: MSNPKLTRILSMRDRVQDTLSAHRNELVALLSRYVDQGKGILQPHNLIDELESIIGDDDARKKSLSDGPFGEILKSAMEAIVIPPFVALAVRPRQGVWEYVRVNVYELSVEQLTVSEYLCFKEELVDGASSSDPFCLELDFEPFNANVPRPSRSSSIGNGVQFLNRHLSSVMFRNKDCLEPLLDFLRVHKYKGHPLMLNDRIQSIYRLQSQLSKAEDHISKLPEETPFSEFEYSIQGMGFEKGWGDTAARVLEMMYLLSDILQAPDPSSLEKFLGMVPMVFNVVILSPHGYFGQANVLGLPDTGGQVVYILDQVRALETEMLLRIKRQGLDITPRILIVTRLIPDAKGTTCNQRLERVSGTEHTHILRVPFRSDKGILRKWISRFDVWPYLENYAQDAASEIVGELRGVPDFIIGNYSDGNLVASLMAHKMGVTQCTIAHALEKTKYPDSDIYWKDFDNKYHFSCQFTADLIAMNNADFIITSTYQEIAGTKNTVGQYESHGAFTLPGLYRVVHGIDVFDPKFNIVSPGADMTIYFPFTESEKRLTALHGSIEEMLYSPEQTDEHVGTLSDRSKPLLFSMARLDKVKNISGLVEMYGKNTKLRELVNLVVIAGNIDVNKSKDREEISEIEKMHGLIKNYKLEGQFRWITAQTNRARNGELYRYIADTKGAFAQPAFYEAFGLTVVEAMTCGLPTFATLHGGPAEIIEHGVSGFHIDPYHPEQAGNIMAEFFQRCKEDPNHWNKVSDSGLQRIYERYTWKIYSERLMTLAGVYGFWKYVSKLERRETRRYLEMFYILKFRDLVKTVPLSDDE; encoded by the exons ATGTCAAACCCTAAACTCACTAGGATCCTAAGCATGAGAGACCGCGTGCAGGACACGCTCTCCGCTCACCGCAACGAACTCGTCGCTCTTCTCTCCAG GTACGTTGATCAGGGCAAAGGTATTCTTCAGCCGCACAACTTAATCGACGAACTCGAATCCATCATCGGAGACGACGACGCAAGGAAGAAGAGTCTCTCCGATGGTCCTTTCGGCGAAATCCTCAAATCCGCAATG GAAGCCATAGTGATACCACCGTTCGTTGCCTTAGCCGTTAGACCAAGACAAGGTGTTTGGGAATACGTTCGTGTCAATGTCTACGAGCTAAGCGTTGAACAGTTAACAGTCTCCGAGTATCTTTGTTTCAAAGAAGAACTCGTTGATGGAGCTAGCAGCAGCGACCCTTTTTGCCTTGAGCTTGATTTCGAGCCTTTCAACGCGAACGTGCCGCGTCCTTCGAGGTCGTCTTCCATTGGGAATGGAGTTCAGTTTCTGAACCGTCACTTGTCTTCTGTTATGTTCCGTAATAAAGATTGCTTGGAGCCTCTGCTTGACTTCCTAAGGGTTCATAAGTACAAAGGTCAT CCATTGATGTTGAATGATCGGATTCAAAGCATATACAGGCTTCAAAGCCAACTTAGTAAAGCAGAAGATCACATCTCTAAGCTCCCAGAAGAAACTCCATTCTCTGAATTCGAGTATTCGATTCAAGGAATGGGGTTTGAGAAAGGATGGGGAGATACCGCGGCACGAGTACTCGAAATGATGTATCTCCTCTCTGATATACTTCAAGCTCCTGATCCTTCCTCCTTGGAGAAGTTTCTTGGGATGGTGCCAATGGTTTTCAACGTTGTCATCTTATCTCCACATGGATATTTCGGACAAGCTAATGTCCTAGGCTTGCCTGACACTGGTGGACAA GTTGTTTACATTCTAGACCAAGTTCGAGCCCTTGAGACTGAAATGCTGTTGAGGATAAAGAGACAAGGACTGGACATAACACCTAGGATTCTCATT GTAACAAGACTAATACCAGACGCGAAAGGAACTACATGCAACCAGAGGTTAGAGAGAGTAAGCGGAACTGAGCATACACACATCCTCCGAGTTCCCTTTAGGTCTGATAAAGGGATCCTTCGCAAATGGATTTCAAGATTCGACGTATGGCCTTACCTAGAAAACTATGCTCAG GATGCAGCAAGCGAGATCGTCGGCGAACTACGAGGAGTTCCTGACTTTATCATCGGTAACTATAGCGATGGAAACCTTGTTGCATCGTTAATGGCACATAAAATGGGTGTTACACAA TGCACTATTGCACATGCTCTGGAGAAAACAAAGTATCCAGACTCGGACATTTACTGGAAAGACTTCGACAACAAGTACCACTTCTCTTGCCAGTTCACTGCTGATCTAATCGCCATGAACAACGCAGACTTCATCATCACAAGCACTTACCAAGAGATCGCAGGAAC GAAGAACACGGTCGGTCAATACGAAAGCCATGGAGCTTTTACGCTCCCGGGGCTATACAGAGTAGTTCACGGCATCGATGTGTTTGATCCAAAGTTCAACATAGTCTCACCTGGAGCAGACATGACCATTTACTTCCCTTTTACCGAAAGTGAAAAGAGACTCACAGCTTTACATGGTTCCATTGAAGAAATGCTCTATAGCCCTGAGCAAACTGATGAGCATGT TGGTACATTGAGCGATAGGTCGAAGCCATTACTCTTCTCTATGGCAAGGCTAGACAAAGTGAAGAACATCTCGGGTTTAGTTGAGATGTACGGTAAGAACACAAAGCTGAGGGAGCTGGTGAACCTGGTCGTAATAGCTGGCAACATTGACGTGAACAAGTCCAAAGACAGAGAAGAGATCTCAGAGATTGAGAAGATGCATGGCCTTATAAAGAACTACAAGCTTGAAGGACAGTTTCGTTGGATAACGGCTCAGACTAACCGAGCTCGAAACGGCGAGCTTTACCGTTACATTGCGGATACAAAAGGTGCTTTCGCTCAGCCTGCGTTCTACGAGGCCTTTGGGCTTACGGTGGTGGAAGCAATGACTTGTGGGCTTCCTACTTTCGCCACTCTGCACGGTGGGCCTGCTGAGATTATAGAGCATGGGGTGTCTGGTTTCCATATTGATCCGTACCATCCTGAGCAAGCTGGTAACATTATGGCTGAGTTCTTTCAACGCTGTAAGGAAGATCCTAACCATTGGAACAAAGTATCAGATTCTGGACTGCAGAGGATATATGAAAG